The window ATCTAAACAGGCTTTGCCTGGTTTTCGCTAACTCTGAACGCTGTGAAACACTTCAGGCTAAAACTAGATGCAGGCAAAATTAGCGCATAACAGCCACAAGAACAAACCACAGTTCTGAGCATCTACCCAAACATTTCCAACACTTCCTTAGTCAGTGCAGTGCCACACAGCAACAATGAAGAGTTGTTCTAAATGATCAGTTCccaaaacaatcaaacaaaaaaataactatttgtGCTTTAAAATCGCCAAGCTCTTCCAAAAAGCACTTTAGGAACACTCTGAAGTCTGTTGCAACTTCTCCACCAAATAAGCCTCAGAAATATCTGAGAGCTCCCGGTTCCAACCATTACTTCCCTGCTACCGTGACCCTGTAACTTTTCTTTATTAACGCCCATCCCAATCAATCTCAATCCGTTACTCCATGTGCCGTAACAAGGTTCTACTTAAGCAAGCAGCAGATTTTTCATGTGGCAGCAAGGCCTCTTTTTGCACCGCAGATGTCACTTTACACCCTGTACCTTGCTAGGATGGATTCCCACGTGCACAGTCGTGCCGTTGGCCTTCTCGCGCTGCACACGTTCGATGTAGATGACGTACTTCTTCCTGTACACCTGGACCACCTTGCCGATCTGCTGTCCTTTGTAATGCCCCCGGACAACCTGCAGGAGCACACAGAAGGCACACGTTCCCAATACTTCCAAAACACCCCTGTAACAATCACCCGGCCTTAGCAAACACAACTTAATTATCCCATCAGAAAACCAGAACTGCACGGGTTGAGCTCCCAACTCTGCTCATGCCAGAAAGCTACCAGTTACTGGATTTAGCTGATcactaaaatggaaaatacaatGGATCAGAACTGTACTTTTCACTCACTTTGCCTGCAGTAAGCCCTGATCAAGTAACTTCAACTCTTTTCAACCGGAAAGGTAACAGTCAACCCCAACTGTTTTTCATCCTAACTTCTCTTCTatcattacattttaaaacaaaaaggccACCTAACTCCATTCATTTCTAAACTGATCTTTCCCATATCACTGGTAGCAAACAgtctacagaaagaaaacaaacaattctTTGCCTTATTGTTTAAAGTCTTTAATCCAGAGTGATAATCAATGCATGCAACTAAATCACGCATGTGAACAATGCACATACTTCTACTGCCACGTTTATGTTCCTTTTACCTTCCTTCTCACTGGTTGTGTCTCAAGAAATATTCAACAGGACAAACCTATGATTACGTTAacttgtattatttttacaagACTCATGGTAAAGCCGTGGCATCGATTTGAATTTGTcgtggaaaacaaaatatgaataaaCTTCAAGCGTGACAGTACAGCCTGAAAGATACCTGGACTTCATCGTCCTTTCTGATGGGCATCGAGCGGACGTTGTATTTCTGCCGCAACTCCTTGGAGAGCGGGGAGGACATTATTTTTCTTCGGATGTGAGAAGGTGCATTGAAGTGCCGTTTGCGGTTCTTGCTGCGGTCTGAGGTCACAAATGGATTGAACTTCATTTtggctgcaggaagaaaaacagtactTTGAGAAGCTTGTAACTCAAAGGCATTCGTGCTACTGTCTGCCTACGCTAAGTACGCTAAAACTTAAAAGCTCacttcagctgtttttattCCTACTCCCGATTTGTGTAATTTTATAAACTGCATTTCAAAGGTTTCAGCCTCTTCCATGAGTGACAATGACACTGTGGATTGACAGAAGTGCTCTATGTGTGCATGCGACCATTCTTTCTAACCCAAAGCTAAGTGTACTCAGAGTGCAGGACATCTGATCGAGTAGTCTTAATTTTACACCAAGGTAAACGTTTGCTTTATTTATGAAGTGAGCGCACATTTCACACTCGCACAGATAGAATACCTGTAACGCTTAGAGGCTGCCTGCGCAGTGTACTACTAGACTTTGCAGCACGTAACAGATTTGTTAAACAAACTGCGCTTGGCCATTCCTAAGCCTTAATAACCACCCTGAGGTTGTCTAtcagagcacagctctgccctgacCGACAGGCTGCCCCCCGGGTGCTTCTGCTTGCCCGCGGCAAGCCTCCGCCCACTGCTAACCAGAAGATCGCAGCCTTCCACTACGGAAGACCCCTAAATCAGCCAGGTCAGCGCGGAGCCTGCCACCCACCCGCTCGCCGCCGCGCACCGCCCCGTGCCGGTGCCGGGCCCCGCCTGAGCAGGCAGCCCGGGCTGCAGGCCGGGACAGCCCCGGGCTCAGCGGCGGCCAGCGAGCGGCCCCTCCAGGCCCAGCGGCGCCCAACCCCGGCAGCGGggcccggtcccggccccggcccgcccccaGCCGCGGCGGATGCCGGCCGATACCGGCGGATGGCGGCGGATGCCCGCGGCCCGCCCGCGGCGCCCTcaccccgctgctgccgccgcgcCGCTCGGCCggaaagaggagagggaagcaCTTCCGCTTCCGGCAAGAGGCAGCGGGGTTCGCGCGAGAGCTCGCGAGAGGAGCGGGCGCGAGCagcgccccctggcggccggAGGCCAACGGCGGGGGCTGAGACGGGCGGGGGCGCGGccacgtggggctgggggcgtggccaggcgagagggggcgtggccacgcgGGCGGTTctcccccgcccctcccggGCCCCCTGAGGGCTCCCCTGAGGCGCCGaggcccggccccagcccccccccccccaaccccgctGCCTCAGGGGGGcactccttttttatttcccccccccaacccgcTTTGTTTTCTAGTAAATTATTCCCAATTGTTCAATTCTGGTAGAAATGAAGCGTCTCCCCTCGGAGCTGGGGAGCTGATTCCCAAAAGGGGGTGCGGGGGGTCCCGTCCCTCAGGCAGGCGGTGTAGGGCAG is drawn from Anser cygnoides isolate HZ-2024a breed goose chromosome 14, Taihu_goose_T2T_genome, whole genome shotgun sequence and contains these coding sequences:
- the RPL26L1 gene encoding ribosomal protein uL24-like, whose protein sequence is MKFNPFVTSDRSKNRKRHFNAPSHIRRKIMSSPLSKELRQKYNVRSMPIRKDDEVQVVRGHYKGQQIGKVVQVYRKKYVIYIERVQREKANGTTVHVGIHPSKVVITRLKLDKDRKKILERKAKSRQVGKEKGKYKEETIEKMQE